A window of Paremcibacter congregatus contains these coding sequences:
- the cysC gene encoding adenylyl-sulfate kinase — MTEYTEAQQRDLLKIVIVGHVDHGKSTLVGRLFHDTGSLPDGKLEAIQAMCDQRGLPFEYAFLMDAMQAERDQGITIDTSQIWFNTDQRDYVIIDAPGHTEFLKNMITGAASSEAAVLVIDAGEGVQEQSRKHGYLLHLLGVKQIAIAVNKMDMIDYDQAKFDAIETEYRAYLTSIGVTPTYLIPVSAREGDNIASRSANMDWYQGPTLVEALDSFEDTSLPVDAPLRFPIQDVYKFDERRILAGRIESGTLKVGDELLFSPSNKKARIKSIEAWSVPEQPTSASAGASIGITLDHQLFIERGELASHVATPPLETDVFTARLFWLAKDPLTVGKCYTMKLHTGECQVEVQEIRTVINTDTLSEGAGSELQRNSIGEVVLRARKMLALDGYDDVAATGRFVLIDNYNIAAGGVINMTGYADQRDLITQKSENITRVSHDVTEEARAARNGHIGGVLWFTGLSGSGKSTLAVLVEKRLFQKGYQSYVLDGDNVRHGLNANLGFSPEDRAENIRRIGEVAGLFSRAGMVAITSFISPYRSDRDRARTAVGSNFHEIYIKADVAACEGRDPKGLYKKARSGEIAEFTGVSAPYEAPENPQLVVDTVSQDIETCVDQIVDYIEEHLSLSRSKSLDFSI, encoded by the coding sequence ATGACCGAATACACCGAAGCGCAGCAGCGCGATCTGCTGAAAATCGTCATCGTGGGCCATGTGGATCACGGCAAATCAACCCTGGTGGGCCGTCTGTTCCATGACACCGGCTCCCTGCCAGACGGCAAACTGGAAGCCATTCAGGCCATGTGCGATCAACGGGGTCTCCCGTTTGAATATGCCTTTCTGATGGACGCCATGCAGGCCGAACGCGATCAGGGCATCACCATCGACACCTCGCAAATCTGGTTCAATACCGACCAGCGCGACTATGTCATCATTGATGCCCCTGGCCATACGGAATTCCTCAAGAATATGATCACTGGTGCCGCCTCCTCTGAGGCCGCCGTACTCGTGATTGACGCCGGCGAAGGCGTGCAGGAACAATCCCGCAAGCATGGCTATCTGTTGCATCTGCTTGGCGTCAAACAGATCGCCATCGCCGTCAACAAAATGGACATGATCGATTATGATCAGGCGAAGTTCGACGCCATCGAGACAGAATATCGCGCTTACCTGACCTCCATCGGAGTGACGCCGACCTATCTTATTCCGGTTTCCGCCCGCGAAGGCGATAATATCGCCAGCCGTTCCGCCAATATGGACTGGTATCAGGGGCCGACCCTGGTCGAAGCGCTGGACAGTTTCGAGGACACCTCCCTGCCGGTGGATGCGCCGTTGCGCTTTCCCATCCAGGACGTTTATAAATTTGACGAACGCCGCATTCTCGCGGGGCGAATCGAAAGCGGCACTCTGAAGGTCGGTGACGAATTGCTCTTCTCGCCGTCCAACAAGAAGGCGCGCATCAAATCCATCGAAGCCTGGTCCGTGCCGGAACAGCCGACATCGGCCTCCGCCGGGGCCTCCATTGGCATCACGCTCGATCACCAGCTGTTTATCGAACGCGGCGAACTGGCGAGCCATGTGGCGACCCCGCCATTGGAAACCGACGTTTTCACCGCCCGGCTGTTTTGGCTGGCGAAAGATCCCCTGACCGTTGGTAAGTGTTACACCATGAAACTGCATACCGGCGAATGTCAGGTCGAGGTGCAGGAAATCCGCACCGTAATCAACACCGACACCCTGTCCGAAGGCGCCGGAAGCGAACTGCAACGCAACAGTATTGGCGAAGTGGTGCTGCGGGCCCGCAAGATGCTGGCGCTCGACGGGTATGACGATGTCGCCGCCACCGGCCGTTTTGTATTGATCGACAATTACAATATCGCCGCCGGCGGGGTAATCAACATGACCGGGTACGCCGACCAGCGCGACCTGATCACCCAGAAATCCGAGAATATCACCCGCGTCAGTCATGACGTCACCGAAGAGGCCCGCGCGGCCCGCAACGGTCATATCGGCGGCGTGCTGTGGTTCACAGGCCTGAGTGGGTCCGGCAAATCAACGCTGGCGGTGCTGGTGGAAAAACGCCTGTTCCAGAAAGGCTATCAGTCATACGTGCTCGACGGCGACAATGTCCGTCACGGCCTGAACGCCAATCTGGGCTTCAGTCCCGAGGACCGGGCCGAGAATATCCGTCGCATCGGTGAAGTGGCGGGCCTGTTCAGCCGCGCCGGCATGGTGGCGATCACCTCCTTCATCTCGCCCTACCGGTCTGATCGGGATCGGGCGCGCACCGCAGTTGGCAGTAATTTCCACGAAATCTATATCAAGGCCGACGTGGCCGCCTGCGAAGGCCGTGACCCGAAGGGGCTCTATAAAAAAGCCCGCAGCGGCGAGATTGCCGAATTTACCGGCGTTTCCGCGCCGTATGAAGCACCGGAAAACCCACAATTGGTCGTTGATACGGTCAGTCAGGACATCGAAACCTGTGTCGATCAGATCGTCGATTACATTGAGGAACATTTGTCCCTCAGCCGCAGCAAAAGCCTGGATTTCTCGATTTAA
- the cysD gene encoding sulfate adenylyltransferase subunit CysD, whose protein sequence is MTMSHLDELEAESIYILREAFNRLGKIGLLWSLGKDSNVMLWLARKAFFGKVPFPAMHVDTGKKFKEMYDFRDQYADEWGLNFMRGECPPLSEIDPSLPPATRAAARKTEGLKRFLAEHKFDGVIAGIRRDEEALRAKERVFSPRQTTGEWDFRDQPPEFWNQYNTSFPPNVHVRIHPLLHWTEVDIWKYTLREGIPVIPLYFAKNGKRYRSLGDEDITNPVDSDATTIPEIIRELETTTVSERSGRAMDHEAEDSFERLRANGYM, encoded by the coding sequence ATGACGATGTCACATTTGGATGAACTGGAAGCCGAGAGCATTTATATCCTGCGGGAAGCTTTCAACAGATTGGGTAAGATCGGCCTGTTGTGGTCATTGGGCAAGGACAGTAATGTCATGCTGTGGCTGGCCCGCAAGGCGTTCTTCGGCAAGGTGCCTTTTCCGGCCATGCATGTGGATACCGGCAAGAAATTCAAGGAAATGTATGATTTCCGCGATCAGTATGCCGACGAGTGGGGCCTGAACTTTATGCGCGGCGAATGCCCGCCCTTAAGCGAGATTGACCCGAGCCTGCCGCCGGCCACCCGCGCCGCCGCCCGCAAGACAGAAGGCCTGAAACGGTTCCTCGCCGAGCATAAATTTGACGGCGTCATCGCCGGCATCCGCCGCGACGAAGAAGCCCTGCGCGCCAAGGAACGGGTGTTCAGCCCGCGCCAGACCACCGGCGAATGGGACTTCCGCGACCAGCCGCCGGAATTCTGGAATCAGTATAACACCAGCTTCCCGCCGAATGTGCATGTGCGTATCCATCCGCTGCTGCATTGGACGGAAGTGGACATCTGGAAATATACCCTGCGCGAAGGCATTCCGGTAATCCCGCTCTATTTCGCCAAAAATGGCAAGCGCTATCGCTCGCTCGGCGATGAGGATATCACCAATCCGGTCGACAGCGACGCCACCACCATCCCGGAAATCATCCGCGAACTTGAAACCACAACGGTTTCCGAACGGTCCGGCCGGGCGATGGATCATGAAGCCGAAGACAGTTTTGAACGGCTGCGCGCCAATGGCTATATGTAA
- a CDS encoding DUF3576 domain-containing protein yields MTVNDIITNGIKKSAKAVVLGGMAGVMMTLGGCSIFGGNDKAANIEAAEEVYQIGVNAYLWRASLETLDFMPLLTADNNGGVILSDWKVNPQNPEERTKVDVRIVGKKLTADSVKVTVHRQAKSSTGWTDMAPRPGASINIRNAILMQAKLLRRNNAPTK; encoded by the coding sequence ATGACCGTGAATGATATAATAACGAATGGGATAAAAAAATCAGCAAAGGCCGTCGTGCTTGGGGGTATGGCCGGGGTGATGATGACCCTGGGGGGCTGCAGCATTTTTGGCGGCAATGATAAAGCCGCCAATATTGAAGCCGCGGAAGAAGTATATCAAATCGGGGTCAATGCCTATCTTTGGCGCGCCTCCCTTGAGACGCTCGATTTTATGCCGTTGCTGACGGCCGACAATAATGGCGGTGTGATCCTTAGCGACTGGAAAGTTAATCCGCAAAATCCGGAGGAACGCACCAAGGTTGACGTCCGGATAGTCGGTAAAAAATTAACCGCGGATTCCGTCAAGGTGACCGTGCATCGTCAGGCCAAATCGTCGACGGGCTGGACCGATATGGCGCCACGGCCGGGGGCTTCTATCAACATCCGCAACGCGATTCTGATGCAGGCCAAACTGCTGCGGCGTAATAACGCGCCGACGAAATAG
- the leuS gene encoding leucine--tRNA ligase, whose product MTRYNAGLSEAKWQKIWQDRDTFTATEDPTRPKYYVLEMFPYPSGKIHMGHVRNYTQGDVVARYRRAKGFNVLHPMGWDAFGMPAENAAMEHNVHPAKWTYENIDHMRGQLKQMGLSLDWSREFATCDPDYYGQEQKMFLDFMDSDLVYRKESWVNWDPVDNTVLANEQVVDGCGWRSGAPVERRRLSQWFLKITDYADELNSALNDLDRWPEKVRTMQQNWIGRSEGLRLFFDIPGEDRLEVYTTRPDTIFGACGMAVAADHPLAEKLAQDNPDLQAFILECRAGGTTEEAMEKMEKKGFDTGLKAKSPFEDRDLPIYVANFVLMEYGTGAIFMSAAHDQRDLDFAHKYGLDVRTVIRPDGESDSFHVDKEAYVGPGTLFNSQWLDGLTIEAAKAEVIRRAEDGGFGKKTINFRLRDWGISRQRYWGCPIPVIHCDACGIVPVPKDQLPVKLPDDVSFDRPGNPLEHHPTWKHVDCPSCGAAARRETDTFDTFIDSSWYFARFCSPKSADPVDKAAADYWLPVDQYVGGVEHAILHLLYSRFFTRAMKKVDLLSVDEPFDGLFTQGMVCHETYQNAAGDWLFPADLTRNDAGVLVEKHNGAEVTVGRSIKMSKSKKNVVDPTEIIDQYGADTARWFMLSDSPPERDLEWTEEGVEGAWRFTQRLWRTVITGCDGLTAAADEPADFGKAAAALRRMTHVSIASVGKDIEDFHFNNCVAQIYKFANAISGFKPDRSDGDAYALREALTCLVQISAPMMPHLAEEMWQHMGYDGILTDAAWPVARPELMEQNTVTIAIQVKGKLRDTIDMAKDMDKAEVEKIALASEKIRQFVGDNPIRKVIVVPNKIVNIVI is encoded by the coding sequence ATGACACGCTATAACGCGGGCCTCAGCGAGGCGAAATGGCAAAAAATCTGGCAGGACCGGGATACCTTTACCGCGACAGAAGACCCGACGCGGCCAAAATATTATGTGTTGGAAATGTTCCCGTATCCGTCCGGCAAGATCCACATGGGCCATGTACGCAACTATACCCAGGGCGATGTGGTGGCGCGTTATCGCCGGGCCAAGGGTTTTAATGTGCTGCATCCCATGGGCTGGGACGCCTTCGGCATGCCGGCGGAAAATGCCGCCATGGAACATAACGTGCATCCGGCCAAATGGACCTATGAAAATATCGATCATATGCGCGGTCAGCTGAAACAGATGGGGCTTAGCCTCGACTGGTCCCGGGAATTCGCCACCTGCGATCCTGATTATTATGGACAGGAACAGAAAATGTTCCTTGATTTCATGGACAGTGACCTGGTCTATCGCAAGGAATCCTGGGTCAACTGGGATCCGGTGGACAATACCGTGCTCGCCAATGAGCAGGTCGTGGATGGTTGCGGCTGGCGTTCCGGTGCGCCGGTGGAACGGCGGCGGCTGAGCCAGTGGTTCCTGAAGATCACCGACTATGCTGACGAGCTCAACAGCGCGCTGAATGATCTCGACCGCTGGCCGGAAAAGGTCCGCACCATGCAGCAGAACTGGATCGGACGGTCCGAAGGGTTGCGGCTGTTTTTCGATATCCCGGGGGAAGACAGGCTTGAAGTCTACACCACCCGCCCCGACACCATCTTCGGCGCCTGCGGCATGGCGGTGGCGGCGGATCACCCGCTGGCTGAGAAACTGGCGCAGGATAATCCGGATTTGCAGGCCTTCATCCTCGAATGTCGCGCCGGCGGTACCACCGAAGAAGCCATGGAAAAGATGGAGAAAAAGGGCTTTGACACCGGCCTGAAAGCCAAAAGCCCGTTCGAGGACCGCGATCTGCCGATCTATGTCGCCAACTTTGTTTTGATGGAGTATGGCACCGGTGCGATCTTTATGTCCGCCGCCCATGACCAGCGCGATCTGGACTTCGCCCATAAATACGGGCTTGATGTCCGTACGGTCATTCGGCCTGACGGTGAGTCCGACAGTTTCCACGTTGATAAAGAGGCCTATGTCGGGCCTGGCACCCTGTTTAATTCCCAGTGGCTTGATGGCCTGACCATTGAGGCGGCCAAGGCGGAAGTCATCCGCCGCGCCGAAGACGGCGGTTTTGGCAAGAAGACCATTAATTTCCGTCTGCGTGACTGGGGCATCTCCCGTCAGCGTTATTGGGGCTGTCCGATCCCGGTGATCCATTGTGACGCCTGCGGTATCGTGCCGGTGCCGAAAGACCAGCTACCGGTAAAATTGCCGGATGATGTGAGTTTTGACAGACCGGGCAACCCGCTGGAACATCACCCGACCTGGAAACATGTAGACTGCCCTTCCTGCGGTGCGGCGGCGCGGCGGGAGACAGACACTTTTGACACGTTCATCGACTCGAGCTGGTATTTTGCCCGTTTCTGTTCACCAAAGTCTGCGGACCCGGTGGATAAGGCGGCGGCGGATTACTGGTTGCCGGTGGACCAATATGTCGGCGGCGTCGAGCATGCGATCCTGCATCTGCTCTATTCCCGCTTTTTCACCCGCGCCATGAAAAAAGTTGACCTCCTGTCGGTGGATGAACCTTTTGACGGCCTGTTCACCCAGGGCATGGTCTGTCATGAGACTTATCAGAATGCGGCGGGCGACTGGCTGTTCCCGGCCGATCTGACCCGCAATGACGCCGGGGTTCTGGTGGAAAAGCATAACGGCGCGGAAGTGACCGTTGGCCGTTCAATCAAAATGTCGAAGTCGAAGAAAAACGTCGTTGATCCGACCGAGATTATTGATCAATATGGCGCCGACACGGCGCGCTGGTTCATGTTGTCCGACAGCCCGCCCGAGCGCGATCTGGAATGGACGGAAGAAGGCGTCGAAGGCGCCTGGCGCTTCACCCAGCGTCTGTGGCGCACGGTGATCACCGGTTGTGACGGCCTGACGGCGGCCGCAGACGAGCCGGCGGACTTTGGCAAGGCGGCGGCGGCATTGCGCCGCATGACCCATGTCAGCATCGCCAGTGTCGGCAAGGATATCGAGGATTTCCACTTCAACAACTGCGTGGCCCAGATCTATAAATTCGCCAATGCCATCAGCGGTTTCAAGCCGGACAGATCAGACGGCGATGCCTATGCCCTGCGCGAAGCCCTGACCTGTCTGGTGCAGATTTCGGCGCCGATGATGCCGCATCTGGCGGAAGAGATGTGGCAGCATATGGGCTATGACGGCATTCTCACCGATGCGGCCTGGCCTGTGGCCCGCCCCGAACTGATGGAACAGAATACTGTCACTATTGCGATCCAGGTCAAAGGCAAGCTGCGCGACACCATTGACATGGCAAAGGACATGGATAAAGCCGAAGTCGAGAAGATCGCGCTGGCGTCTGAGAAGATTCGTCAGTTTGTCGGCGACAATCCGATCCGCAAAGTGATTGTCGTCCCCAACAAGATCGTCAATATCGTTATCTAG
- the holA gene encoding DNA polymerase III subunit delta, whose translation MKLNKNDANAQVRKLNPAYRAVLIYGRDEGLVRERAEKIAKQIAPDLRDPFLVANIEPGRLKDEPALLADEAAAISMMGGQRVIRVDGAGENVTAAAKSFLDDPIGDGLVIITAGSLKATAGLVKLFNKAKNAAAIACYEDDQGNLQSLILEVMGAHNLGLEPEAAIYLQHNLGGDRMVSRGELEKLALYMGPSEGGRRMVSLNDARACVGDSGTLTLDMIAEATTGGDLKTLDDTLFKAFNRGENAIPILRNVARRLQKLHLVRGSMDQGMGAEQAVMAVVYNKFSPEKKSLMAQLGKWSTSKLGNALDIVFEAEAECKITGLPAEAICARACLRIANAARMR comes from the coding sequence ATGAAGCTCAACAAGAACGACGCCAACGCCCAGGTCCGCAAACTCAACCCCGCTTATCGGGCGGTGCTGATTTATGGCCGGGATGAGGGTCTGGTGCGCGAACGGGCGGAAAAAATAGCCAAGCAGATCGCCCCTGACCTGCGCGATCCTTTTCTGGTGGCCAATATTGAACCGGGCCGCCTGAAAGATGAACCGGCCCTGCTGGCGGATGAGGCGGCCGCGATTTCCATGATGGGCGGGCAACGGGTGATCCGGGTTGACGGGGCCGGGGAAAATGTCACGGCCGCGGCGAAATCTTTTCTCGACGATCCGATCGGCGACGGACTGGTGATCATCACCGCCGGCAGCCTCAAGGCGACCGCCGGGCTGGTCAAATTATTCAACAAGGCCAAGAATGCGGCGGCAATTGCCTGTTACGAAGATGACCAGGGGAATTTGCAAAGTCTGATCCTGGAAGTGATGGGCGCGCATAATCTGGGACTGGAACCCGAAGCGGCAATCTATCTGCAGCATAACCTCGGCGGCGACCGCATGGTGTCGCGGGGCGAGCTGGAAAAACTGGCGCTTTATATGGGGCCGTCCGAAGGAGGCCGCCGCATGGTCAGTCTGAATGACGCCCGCGCCTGTGTCGGCGACAGTGGCACCCTGACCCTGGATATGATTGCCGAGGCGACCACCGGCGGCGACCTGAAAACCCTGGATGATACCTTGTTCAAGGCGTTCAACCGGGGGGAGAACGCCATTCCCATTTTGCGCAATGTGGCGCGGCGGCTGCAGAAACTGCATCTGGTGCGCGGCAGCATGGATCAGGGCATGGGGGCCGAACAGGCGGTGATGGCGGTGGTGTATAATAAATTTTCGCCCGAGAAAAAATCCCTGATGGCCCAACTGGGCAAATGGTCGACCTCGAAACTTGGCAATGCCCTGGATATCGTGTTTGAGGCGGAGGCGGAATGCAAGATCACCGGCCTGCCCGCCGAGGCGATCTGCGCCCGCGCCTGTCTGCGCATCGCCAATGCGGCGCGGATGCGGTGA
- a CDS encoding cysteine hydrolase family protein, whose amino-acid sequence MIELSENAALIIVDMQKAIEAPYWAAVGPRNNPQAERILRDLLTRWRASGRPVVIVRHDSREDASAFRPDTATHAFLDGLEPLPGDIVIGKCTNSAFIATDLAEILKKHGITDVFFAGVKTNNSVEATVRMSGNLGLRSFLIEDCCFTFAMRDYAGVIRSAQEVHDMALANMAGEYCQIVTAQELIFPSERQN is encoded by the coding sequence ATGATTGAACTATCCGAAAATGCGGCGTTGATTATTGTCGACATGCAAAAAGCCATTGAGGCGCCCTATTGGGCGGCGGTGGGCCCACGCAATAATCCGCAGGCCGAACGGATCCTGAGGGATCTTCTCACCCGCTGGCGCGCTTCCGGGCGACCGGTGGTGATTGTGCGCCACGATTCCCGGGAAGACGCCTCGGCATTTCGGCCCGATACCGCAACTCACGCCTTTCTCGACGGGCTGGAGCCTCTGCCGGGTGATATCGTGATCGGCAAATGCACCAACAGTGCCTTTATCGCCACGGATCTGGCGGAAATTCTCAAAAAGCACGGCATCACCGATGTGTTTTTTGCCGGAGTGAAAACCAATAACTCTGTCGAGGCGACTGTGCGGATGTCGGGCAATCTGGGGCTGCGCAGTTTCCTGATCGAAGACTGCTGTTTTACCTTCGCCATGAGGGATTACGCCGGCGTGATCCGCAGCGCCCAAGAGGTGCATGACATGGCACTGGCCAATATGGCGGGAGAATATTGTCAGATTGTCACGGCGCAAGAGCTCATCTTTCCGTCCGAACGTCAGAACTAA
- a CDS encoding enoyl-CoA hydratase-related protein, with amino-acid sequence MMSDAPIYLEKDQNIGWLTLNRPARKNALNKEMWQAIPDLVRDAVKDPAIKLLILRSAVENIFCAGADISEFDLFMTDMTARDENRQALRAACAALEDCDIPTLAMIQGACVGGGCILALCCDLRFGDTSSRYGITPAKLGLVYGLSDTRRLLDQVGPAATRDILFSARILSATKALQTGLVNEIYAPAMLEQEVRDYAALLLANSPHSLKEIKQVIKRVQNGMRDDDELSEEIFTKAFDGPDHQEGVEAFLNKRTPVY; translated from the coding sequence ATGATGTCAGATGCCCCGATATATCTCGAAAAAGACCAGAATATAGGCTGGTTGACCCTCAATCGCCCCGCCCGTAAAAACGCCCTCAATAAAGAAATGTGGCAGGCGATCCCGGATCTGGTGCGCGATGCCGTCAAAGATCCGGCGATCAAGCTTCTGATCCTGCGTAGCGCTGTGGAGAATATCTTCTGCGCCGGGGCCGACATCAGCGAGTTCGACTTGTTCATGACCGACATGACAGCCCGGGACGAAAATCGTCAGGCGCTTCGGGCCGCCTGCGCCGCCCTGGAGGATTGCGATATTCCCACTCTGGCGATGATCCAGGGGGCCTGCGTCGGGGGTGGCTGCATCCTCGCGCTCTGCTGCGACTTGCGGTTCGGTGACACCAGTTCCCGCTACGGCATCACGCCCGCCAAACTCGGGCTGGTTTACGGCCTGTCCGACACCCGGCGGCTTCTGGATCAGGTGGGACCGGCCGCCACCCGTGACATTCTTTTTTCCGCCCGAATCCTGTCCGCCACCAAAGCCCTGCAGACCGGACTGGTCAACGAAATTTACGCCCCCGCTATGCTGGAACAGGAAGTCCGTGATTATGCCGCCCTGTTGCTGGCCAACAGCCCCCACAGCCTGAAAGAAATCAAACAGGTGATCAAACGGGTTCAAAACGGGATGCGGGATGACGATGAACTGTCCGAAGAGATATTTACCAAAGCCTTCGACGGCCCGGATCATCAAGAAGGTGTCGAGGCCTTTCTCAATAAGCGCACGCCGGTCTACTGA
- a CDS encoding ATP-binding protein, translated as MTVLVIHDTNQTPLKAGGTTDIPGILTTCDCPFVEATSLKDALMLLTEKVGAIHTIIVNYRIIMENGNFLKQLTSTTTLRDIPLILRVDVQEQDRIKPFKHSAPYLWLQHPFTASSLYSMVLSAESEFAQRRALRREIHSRESVIGAITRGTFRIKTFDQAEALTTMLSLACPEPDRVAFGLFELLANGIEHGNLSISHEEKRELMAENKHRDEIQRRLHLPENKDKYVEIVFERESNLVTFKITDQGNGFDYDSYLEDDLLTNQTHHGRGIALARATSFDYLEYLDKGNKVLAVTKFNL; from the coding sequence ATGACTGTATTGGTTATACATGACACTAATCAGACACCCCTCAAAGCTGGGGGCACTACTGACATTCCCGGAATACTGACGACGTGTGATTGCCCCTTTGTTGAGGCCACGTCTTTAAAAGACGCCCTGATGCTACTGACCGAAAAAGTGGGCGCCATTCATACCATCATCGTCAATTACCGTATTATCATGGAAAATGGTAATTTCCTCAAGCAGTTAACGTCAACCACTACCCTGCGCGATATCCCGTTGATACTGCGTGTCGACGTTCAGGAACAGGACCGGATCAAACCGTTCAAACATTCAGCGCCATATCTCTGGCTGCAACATCCTTTTACCGCAAGTTCGCTTTATTCCATGGTGTTAAGCGCCGAAAGCGAATTTGCCCAGCGACGGGCGCTACGGCGGGAAATTCATTCCCGGGAATCCGTCATTGGCGCCATTACCCGGGGTACTTTCCGCATCAAGACATTTGATCAGGCCGAAGCCCTGACCACCATGTTGTCCCTGGCTTGCCCTGAACCGGACCGGGTCGCCTTTGGTCTGTTCGAATTGCTCGCCAATGGTATTGAACATGGCAACCTGAGCATCAGTCATGAGGAAAAACGCGAACTGATGGCTGAAAACAAACATCGGGACGAAATTCAAAGACGCCTTCACCTGCCTGAAAACAAAGACAAATACGTCGAAATCGTTTTTGAGCGAGAAAGTAACCTCGTCACGTTCAAGATCACGGATCAAGGCAACGGGTTTGATTACGATAGCTATCTGGAAGACGACCTGCTCACCAACCAGACCCATCATGGTCGGGGTATTGCGCTGGCCCGCGCCACCAGTTTTGACTATCTGGAATATCTCGACAAAGGCAATAAAGTCCTGGCTGTCACCAAATTCAATCTCTGA
- a CDS encoding STAS domain-containing protein: MSAFTIETSHEENRIQLHSVLDLSSAEDLLHGFRNCLETGNALVVSGAEVERLTTPCIQILCAVQKKAALLNVPFTFSEMSDACRQALTDVGIPQDSLILEHTI; this comes from the coding sequence ATGAGCGCATTCACGATAGAGACTTCACATGAAGAAAATAGAATCCAATTACATTCTGTTCTGGACCTGTCCTCGGCGGAAGATTTGCTTCATGGATTTCGAAATTGCCTGGAGACTGGTAATGCTCTTGTTGTGTCCGGGGCGGAGGTGGAACGCTTGACCACGCCCTGCATTCAGATCCTGTGCGCCGTACAGAAAAAAGCGGCTCTCCTGAATGTTCCTTTCACTTTTTCCGAAATGTCAGATGCCTGCAGACAGGCTTTGACAGACGTTGGAATCCCTCAGGATTCTCTCATTCTGGAGCACACAATATGA